From a single Ursus arctos isolate Adak ecotype North America unplaced genomic scaffold, UrsArc2.0 scaffold_34, whole genome shotgun sequence genomic region:
- the RHBDD3 gene encoding rhomboid domain-containing protein 3 isoform X1, protein MDVPCGPNNTEGSGAGAHSLKTTLDTFSHAMRARGPPGLPSPALPLASSVLMLLLSSLWLAGAGPSLALAPELLLDPWQVHRLLTHALGHTALPGLLLSLLLLPTLGWRQECHLGTLRFLHASALLALAAGLMGVLLAGLGVSGAAGGCGYMPVHLAMLAGQGHHPRQPQGVLPPWLLPWLLLALTPLLSSEPPFLQLFCGLLAGLAYAAGAFQWLELSERRLQALQEGVLCRALAGSWPLRLLPTPGGRAELPVTHPAGVRPPTPGPPYMASPSLWSRSEGSAPLPPGLGPVQPTWEGSSEVGLAWAGPGFPPGTPLWAALDKQMLQEGIQASLLEGPAPCPESPLRLSKSSVSSLRLQQLERMGFPTEQAVVALAATGRVEGAVSLLVGGEVGTEALVTQGRGGPAHPEGPGPP, encoded by the exons ATGGACGTGCCATGCGGGCCAAATAACACCGAAGGGTCCGGAGCTGGGG CACACAGCCTCAAGACCACTCTTGACACCTTCAGCCACGCTATGCGTGCCCGAGGTCCGCCCGGCCTACCGTCCCCAGCGCTACCTCTCGCCTCCTCCGTCCTGATGTTGCTGCTGAGCAGCCTGTGGCTGGCGGGGGCTGGCCCCAGCCTTGCCCTGGCCCCGGAGCTGCTGCTGGACCCTTGGCAGG tgcaCCGGCTGCTGACCCATGCCCTGGGCCACACGGCCCTACCTGGTCTGCTCCTgagcctgctgctgctgcccaccCTGGGCTGGCGGCAGGAGTGCCACCTGGGCACGCTGCGGTTCCTGCATGCCTCTGCCCTGCTCGCCCTGGCTGCCGGGCTCATGGGGGTGCTGCTGGCGGGCCTTGGGGTGTCCGGTGCAGCTGGCGGCTGCGGCTACATGCCTGTCCACCTGGCCATGCTGGCAGGGCAGGGTCACCACCCTCGCCAGCCCCAGGGGGTCCTGCCACCATGGCTCCTGCCGTGGCTGCTGCTCGCCTTGACACCACTGCTCAGCTCCGAGCCACCCTTCCTGCAGCTGTTCTGTGGCCTTCTTGCCGGCCTGGCCT ATGCAGCCGGGGCCTTCCAGTGGCTGGAGCTGTCGGAGCGGCGGCTGCAGGCGCTGCAGGAGGGCGTCTTGTGCAGGGCCCTGGCGGGGTCCTGGCCACTCAGACTCCTTCCTACTCCAGGTGGCCGGGCGGAGCTGCCTGTCACCCATCCTGCCGGAGTTAG GCCTCCCACCCCTGGACCTCCTTACATGGCCTCCCCTAGCCTCTGGTCCCGCAGTGAAGGCTCGGCCCCGCTCCCGCCAGGCCTGGGGCCTGTGCAGCCGACCTGGGAGGGCTCCTCAGAGGTGGGCCTGGCCTGGGCCGGGCCGGGCTTCCCCCCAGGGACTCCGCTCTGGGCAGCCCTGGATAAGCAGATGCTCCAGGAGGGGATCCAGGCCTCGCTCCTGGAGGGGCCAGCCCCGTGTCCTGAGAGCCCACTACGGCTGTCTAAGTCCTCCGTCTCGTCTCTGCG gcTGCAGCAGCTGGAGCGCATGGGCTTCCCCACAGAGCAGGCGGTGGTGGCCCTGGCAGCCACGGGCCGAGTGGAGGGTGCCGTGTCGCTGCTGgttgggggggaggtgggcacTGAGGCCCTGGTGACTCAGGGGAGGGGTGGGCCCGCTCACCCTGAGGGTCCTGGTCCCCCCTAG
- the RHBDD3 gene encoding rhomboid domain-containing protein 3 isoform X2, whose product MRARGPPGLPSPALPLASSVLMLLLSSLWLAGAGPSLALAPELLLDPWQVHRLLTHALGHTALPGLLLSLLLLPTLGWRQECHLGTLRFLHASALLALAAGLMGVLLAGLGVSGAAGGCGYMPVHLAMLAGQGHHPRQPQGVLPPWLLPWLLLALTPLLSSEPPFLQLFCGLLAGLAYAAGAFQWLELSERRLQALQEGVLCRALAGSWPLRLLPTPGGRAELPVTHPAGVRPPTPGPPYMASPSLWSRSEGSAPLPPGLGPVQPTWEGSSEVGLAWAGPGFPPGTPLWAALDKQMLQEGIQASLLEGPAPCPESPLRLSKSSVSSLRLQQLERMGFPTEQAVVALAATGRVEGAVSLLVGGEVGTEALVTQGRGGPAHPEGPGPP is encoded by the exons ATGCGTGCCCGAGGTCCGCCCGGCCTACCGTCCCCAGCGCTACCTCTCGCCTCCTCCGTCCTGATGTTGCTGCTGAGCAGCCTGTGGCTGGCGGGGGCTGGCCCCAGCCTTGCCCTGGCCCCGGAGCTGCTGCTGGACCCTTGGCAGG tgcaCCGGCTGCTGACCCATGCCCTGGGCCACACGGCCCTACCTGGTCTGCTCCTgagcctgctgctgctgcccaccCTGGGCTGGCGGCAGGAGTGCCACCTGGGCACGCTGCGGTTCCTGCATGCCTCTGCCCTGCTCGCCCTGGCTGCCGGGCTCATGGGGGTGCTGCTGGCGGGCCTTGGGGTGTCCGGTGCAGCTGGCGGCTGCGGCTACATGCCTGTCCACCTGGCCATGCTGGCAGGGCAGGGTCACCACCCTCGCCAGCCCCAGGGGGTCCTGCCACCATGGCTCCTGCCGTGGCTGCTGCTCGCCTTGACACCACTGCTCAGCTCCGAGCCACCCTTCCTGCAGCTGTTCTGTGGCCTTCTTGCCGGCCTGGCCT ATGCAGCCGGGGCCTTCCAGTGGCTGGAGCTGTCGGAGCGGCGGCTGCAGGCGCTGCAGGAGGGCGTCTTGTGCAGGGCCCTGGCGGGGTCCTGGCCACTCAGACTCCTTCCTACTCCAGGTGGCCGGGCGGAGCTGCCTGTCACCCATCCTGCCGGAGTTAG GCCTCCCACCCCTGGACCTCCTTACATGGCCTCCCCTAGCCTCTGGTCCCGCAGTGAAGGCTCGGCCCCGCTCCCGCCAGGCCTGGGGCCTGTGCAGCCGACCTGGGAGGGCTCCTCAGAGGTGGGCCTGGCCTGGGCCGGGCCGGGCTTCCCCCCAGGGACTCCGCTCTGGGCAGCCCTGGATAAGCAGATGCTCCAGGAGGGGATCCAGGCCTCGCTCCTGGAGGGGCCAGCCCCGTGTCCTGAGAGCCCACTACGGCTGTCTAAGTCCTCCGTCTCGTCTCTGCG gcTGCAGCAGCTGGAGCGCATGGGCTTCCCCACAGAGCAGGCGGTGGTGGCCCTGGCAGCCACGGGCCGAGTGGAGGGTGCCGTGTCGCTGCTGgttgggggggaggtgggcacTGAGGCCCTGGTGACTCAGGGGAGGGGTGGGCCCGCTCACCCTGAGGGTCCTGGTCCCCCCTAG
- the RHBDD3 gene encoding rhomboid domain-containing protein 3 isoform X3, with the protein MDVPCGPNNTEGSGAGAHSLKTTLDTFSHAMRARGPPGLPSPALPLASSVLMLLLSSLWLAGAGPSLALAPELLLDPWQGQGHHPRQPQGVLPPWLLPWLLLALTPLLSSEPPFLQLFCGLLAGLAYAAGAFQWLELSERRLQALQEGVLCRALAGSWPLRLLPTPGGRAELPVTHPAGVRPPTPGPPYMASPSLWSRSEGSAPLPPGLGPVQPTWEGSSEVGLAWAGPGFPPGTPLWAALDKQMLQEGIQASLLEGPAPCPESPLRLSKSSVSSLRLQQLERMGFPTEQAVVALAATGRVEGAVSLLVGGEVGTEALVTQGRGGPAHPEGPGPP; encoded by the exons ATGGACGTGCCATGCGGGCCAAATAACACCGAAGGGTCCGGAGCTGGGG CACACAGCCTCAAGACCACTCTTGACACCTTCAGCCACGCTATGCGTGCCCGAGGTCCGCCCGGCCTACCGTCCCCAGCGCTACCTCTCGCCTCCTCCGTCCTGATGTTGCTGCTGAGCAGCCTGTGGCTGGCGGGGGCTGGCCCCAGCCTTGCCCTGGCCCCGGAGCTGCTGCTGGACCCTTGGCAGG GGCAGGGTCACCACCCTCGCCAGCCCCAGGGGGTCCTGCCACCATGGCTCCTGCCGTGGCTGCTGCTCGCCTTGACACCACTGCTCAGCTCCGAGCCACCCTTCCTGCAGCTGTTCTGTGGCCTTCTTGCCGGCCTGGCCT ATGCAGCCGGGGCCTTCCAGTGGCTGGAGCTGTCGGAGCGGCGGCTGCAGGCGCTGCAGGAGGGCGTCTTGTGCAGGGCCCTGGCGGGGTCCTGGCCACTCAGACTCCTTCCTACTCCAGGTGGCCGGGCGGAGCTGCCTGTCACCCATCCTGCCGGAGTTAG GCCTCCCACCCCTGGACCTCCTTACATGGCCTCCCCTAGCCTCTGGTCCCGCAGTGAAGGCTCGGCCCCGCTCCCGCCAGGCCTGGGGCCTGTGCAGCCGACCTGGGAGGGCTCCTCAGAGGTGGGCCTGGCCTGGGCCGGGCCGGGCTTCCCCCCAGGGACTCCGCTCTGGGCAGCCCTGGATAAGCAGATGCTCCAGGAGGGGATCCAGGCCTCGCTCCTGGAGGGGCCAGCCCCGTGTCCTGAGAGCCCACTACGGCTGTCTAAGTCCTCCGTCTCGTCTCTGCG gcTGCAGCAGCTGGAGCGCATGGGCTTCCCCACAGAGCAGGCGGTGGTGGCCCTGGCAGCCACGGGCCGAGTGGAGGGTGCCGTGTCGCTGCTGgttgggggggaggtgggcacTGAGGCCCTGGTGACTCAGGGGAGGGGTGGGCCCGCTCACCCTGAGGGTCCTGGTCCCCCCTAG